The Paraburkholderia sp. ZP32-5 genome includes a window with the following:
- a CDS encoding CaiB/BaiF CoA transferase family protein, with the protein MSATPESGAGAAPQSAHGPLSGVKVLELGTLIAGPFAARFLGEFGADVIKIEDPKGGDPLRKWRKLYPEAGGTSLWWAVQARNKKSVTINLKADEGKEIVRRLAKEADIVVENFRPGLLEKLGLGYDVLSAENPGLVMVRLSGYGQTGPYRDRPGFGAIAESMGGLRHITGYPDLPPPRIGISIGDSIAALHGVIGALMALHHKQVNGGKGQVVDVALYEAVFNMMESVVPEYGVYGMVRERTGASLPGIVPSNTYPCRDGSIVIGGNSDPIFRRLMIAIERDDLANDPALAHNDGRVPRTEEIDAAIAAWLSTRTIDEALAVLNAADVPVGRIYSVADMFTDPQYLARQMIQRFKWQDGKEITLPAITPKLSATPGETRWLGPELGEHTDEVLQSLGYDSDGIARLRAQQIV; encoded by the coding sequence ATGAGCGCCACCCCCGAATCAGGCGCGGGCGCCGCGCCGCAATCCGCACATGGCCCGCTCTCCGGCGTCAAGGTGCTGGAACTCGGCACGCTGATCGCCGGACCGTTCGCCGCGCGCTTTCTCGGCGAATTCGGTGCCGACGTGATCAAGATCGAAGACCCGAAAGGCGGCGACCCGCTGCGTAAATGGCGCAAGCTCTATCCGGAAGCCGGCGGCACGTCGCTGTGGTGGGCCGTGCAGGCGCGCAATAAGAAATCCGTGACGATCAATCTGAAAGCCGACGAGGGCAAGGAGATCGTGCGACGCCTTGCGAAAGAGGCCGATATCGTCGTCGAGAATTTCCGTCCGGGTCTGCTCGAGAAACTGGGCCTTGGCTACGACGTGTTGTCCGCGGAAAACCCCGGCCTCGTGATGGTGCGTCTGTCGGGTTACGGGCAGACGGGTCCGTATCGCGATCGGCCCGGCTTTGGCGCGATCGCCGAATCGATGGGCGGCCTGCGCCATATCACCGGCTACCCGGATCTGCCGCCGCCGCGCATCGGCATTTCGATCGGCGATTCGATCGCCGCGTTGCACGGCGTGATCGGCGCGCTGATGGCGCTGCATCACAAACAGGTGAACGGCGGCAAAGGGCAGGTGGTCGACGTCGCGCTGTACGAAGCCGTGTTCAACATGATGGAAAGCGTGGTGCCCGAATACGGCGTGTACGGCATGGTGCGCGAGCGCACCGGTGCGTCGCTGCCGGGCATCGTGCCGTCCAATACCTATCCGTGCCGCGACGGCAGCATCGTGATCGGCGGCAATAGCGATCCGATTTTCCGGCGCCTGATGATCGCGATCGAACGCGACGATCTCGCCAATGACCCGGCGCTCGCGCATAACGACGGCCGCGTGCCGCGCACCGAGGAAATCGACGCCGCGATCGCCGCGTGGCTGTCCACGCGCACGATCGACGAGGCGCTTGCAGTGCTCAATGCCGCCGACGTACCGGTGGGCCGCATCTACAGCGTCGCGGATATGTTCACCGATCCGCAGTACCTCGCGCGGCAGATGATCCAGCGTTTCAAGTGGCAGGACGGCAAGGAAATCACGCTGCCGGCCATCACGCCGAAGCTCTCGGCGACGCCCGGCGAGACTCGCTGGCTGGGTCCGGAACTGGGTGAACATACCGATGAAGTCCTTCAATCACTAGGTTATGATTCTGACGGCATCGCAAGGCTGCGCGCGCAACAGATAGTCTGA
- a CDS encoding YbaB/EbfC family nucleoid-associated protein encodes MMKGQLAGLMKQAQQMQENMKKMQEQLAQIEVEGQSGAGLVKVTMTCKNDVRRVSIDPSLLADDKDMLEDLVAAAFNDAVRKAEATAQEKMGGMTSGLPLPPGFKLPF; translated from the coding sequence ATGATGAAAGGCCAACTCGCCGGGCTGATGAAGCAAGCCCAGCAGATGCAGGAAAACATGAAGAAGATGCAGGAGCAACTCGCGCAGATCGAAGTCGAGGGGCAGTCGGGAGCCGGTCTCGTGAAGGTGACGATGACCTGCAAGAACGACGTGCGCCGCGTGTCGATCGACCCGAGCCTGCTCGCCGACGACAAGGACATGCTCGAAGACCTGGTCGCCGCCGCGTTCAACGACGCAGTGCGCAAGGCCGAGGCGACCGCCCAGGAAAAGATGGGCGGCATGACCTCGGGTCTGCCGCTGCCGCCGGGCTTCAAGCTGCCGTTCTGA
- the rho gene encoding transcription termination factor Rho has protein sequence MHLSELKTLHVSQLIEMANGLEIESANRLRKQELMFAILKKRAKAGDTIFGDGTLEVLPDGFGFLRSPETSYLASTDDIYISPSQIRRFNLHTGDTIEGEVRTPKDGERYFALVKVDKVNGQPPEASKHKIMFENLTPLHPNKVLLLEREMRGEENVTGRIIDMIAPIGKGQRGLLVASPKSGKTVMLQHIAHAIKQNHPDVKLFVLLIDERPEEVTEMQRSVAGEVIASTFDEPAARHVQVAEMVIEKAKRLVEMKNDVVILLDSITRLARAYNTVVPASGKVLTGGVDANALQRPKRFFGAARNIEEGGSLTIIGTALIETGSRMDDVIYEEFKGTGNMEVHLERRLAEKRVYPSINLNKSGTRREELLIKPEVLQKIWVLRKFIHDMDEVESMEFLLDKIRQTKSNSEFFDMMRRGGGG, from the coding sequence ATGCATTTATCCGAGCTTAAGACTCTGCACGTGTCCCAATTGATCGAGATGGCCAATGGCCTCGAGATCGAAAGCGCGAACCGCCTGCGCAAGCAGGAATTGATGTTCGCCATTCTAAAAAAACGAGCCAAAGCGGGCGACACGATCTTCGGCGACGGCACGCTCGAAGTGCTGCCGGACGGTTTTGGTTTCCTGCGTTCGCCGGAAACCTCCTACCTCGCCAGCACGGATGACATCTATATCAGCCCGTCGCAAATCCGCCGTTTCAATCTGCATACGGGCGACACGATCGAAGGCGAAGTGCGCACGCCGAAAGACGGCGAACGCTATTTCGCGCTGGTGAAGGTCGACAAGGTCAACGGCCAGCCGCCGGAGGCCTCGAAGCACAAGATCATGTTCGAAAATCTGACGCCGCTGCATCCGAACAAGGTGCTGCTGCTCGAACGTGAAATGCGTGGTGAAGAAAATGTGACGGGTCGCATCATCGACATGATCGCGCCGATCGGCAAGGGCCAGCGTGGTCTGCTCGTCGCATCGCCGAAGTCGGGCAAGACGGTGATGCTTCAGCACATCGCGCACGCAATCAAACAGAACCACCCGGACGTCAAGCTGTTCGTGTTGCTGATCGACGAACGCCCGGAAGAAGTGACGGAAATGCAGCGGTCGGTGGCCGGCGAAGTGATCGCCTCCACGTTCGACGAACCGGCCGCGCGCCACGTGCAGGTCGCCGAAATGGTGATCGAGAAGGCCAAGCGTCTCGTCGAAATGAAGAACGACGTCGTGATTCTGCTCGACTCGATCACGCGTCTCGCGCGCGCGTACAACACCGTCGTGCCCGCTTCGGGCAAGGTGCTGACCGGCGGTGTCGATGCCAACGCGCTGCAGCGTCCGAAGCGCTTCTTCGGCGCGGCGCGCAATATCGAAGAAGGCGGCTCGCTGACCATCATCGGCACCGCGCTGATCGAAACCGGCAGCCGCATGGACGACGTGATCTATGAAGAGTTCAAGGGCACCGGCAACATGGAAGTGCACCTCGAGCGCCGTCTCGCCGAAAAACGCGTGTATCCGTCGATCAACCTGAACAAGTCGGGCACGCGCCGCGAAGAACTGCTGATCAAGCCCGAAGTGCTGCAAAAGATCTGGGTGCTGCGCAAGTTCATCCACGACATGGACGAAGTCGAATCGATGGAATTCCTGCTCGACAAGATCCGCCAGACGAAGAGCAACTCTGAGTTCTTCGACATGATGCGCCGCGGTGGTGGCGGCTAA
- the trxA gene encoding thioredoxin TrxA, whose protein sequence is MSEQIKHISDASFEQDVVKSDKPVLLDFWAEWCGPCKMIAPILDEVAKDYADRLQVAKINVDEHQSTPVKFGVRGIPTLILFKNGAVAAQKVGALSKSQLTAFLDGNL, encoded by the coding sequence ATGAGCGAACAAATCAAGCATATCAGCGACGCATCGTTCGAACAGGACGTCGTGAAATCCGATAAACCCGTGCTGCTCGATTTCTGGGCCGAATGGTGCGGTCCGTGCAAGATGATCGCGCCGATCCTCGACGAAGTCGCGAAGGATTATGCGGATCGCCTGCAAGTCGCGAAAATCAATGTCGACGAACATCAGTCGACGCCGGTCAAGTTTGGCGTGCGCGGTATCCCGACGCTGATCCTGTTCAAGAACGGCGCTGTTGCCGCGCAGAAAGTCGGCGCATTGTCGAAGTCGCAACTGACCGCGTTCCTCGACGGCAATCTGTAA
- the recR gene encoding recombination mediator RecR: MKQPSALSALVEALRVLPGVGPKSAQRMAYHLMQHDREGAEKLGRSLMFATEHLRHCEKCNTFTEAQICEVCLDEERDPSLLCVVETPADQIMLEQTMTYRGLYFVLMGRLSPLDGIGPKEIHFDRLVKRASDGVVKEVVLATNFTNEGEATAHYLGQTLKARGLSVTRLARGVPVGGELEYVDAGTIARAMLDRRTM; encoded by the coding sequence ATGAAACAACCTTCCGCCCTGTCGGCGCTCGTCGAAGCGCTGCGCGTGCTGCCCGGTGTCGGGCCGAAGTCAGCGCAACGCATGGCGTATCACCTGATGCAGCACGATCGCGAGGGTGCCGAAAAGCTCGGCCGCTCGCTGATGTTCGCGACCGAGCACCTGCGCCACTGCGAAAAATGCAACACGTTTACCGAAGCGCAGATCTGCGAAGTCTGCCTCGATGAAGAGCGCGATCCGTCGCTGCTGTGCGTTGTCGAAACGCCGGCCGACCAGATCATGCTCGAACAGACGATGACCTATCGCGGTCTCTATTTCGTGCTGATGGGACGGCTCAGTCCGCTCGACGGCATCGGCCCGAAGGAGATCCATTTCGACCGGCTCGTGAAGCGCGCGTCGGATGGCGTCGTCAAGGAAGTCGTGCTCGCGACCAATTTCACCAACGAAGGCGAGGCCACCGCGCATTACCTCGGGCAGACGCTGAAGGCGCGCGGGTTGTCGGTCACGCGTCTCGCGCGTGGCGTGCCGGTCGGCGGCGAGCTCGAATATGTCGACGCGGGCACGATCGCGCGCGCGATGCTCGATCGCCGTACGATGTAG
- a CDS encoding DNA polymerase III subunit gamma/tau, with translation MTYQVLARKWRPKDFASLVGQEHVVRALTHALDGGRLHHAYLFTGTRGVGKTTLSRIFAKALNCETGVTSTPCGVCRACREIDEGRFVDYVEMDAASNRGVDEMAALLERAVYAPVDARFKVYMIDEVHMLTNHAFNAMLKTLEEPPPHVKFILATTDPQKIPVTVLSRCLQFNLKQMPAGHIVSHLERILGEENVPFDAQALRLLARAADGSMRDALSLTDQAIAYSANQVGEDAVRGMLGALDQSYLIRLLDALAQGDGAAVLAIADEMALRSLSFSTALQDLASLLHRIAWAQFAPSSVLDEWPEAADLRRFADTLSAEQVQLFYQIATIGRSELGLAPDEYAGFTMTLLRMLAFEPAPTGGAGASGAGSQAGVSSAAAKRSGAPTVAALRAPSMASATAAPLPPVGGARVPAAAVEQARAPQASDAGMEQGDTAKSAAPAARPVAPQLGDAMQDKTTPQASDLGAASIDQTAPVTSDAKSSTARVDDTPPPAATARPLAPWEDAPASNNTAGAATAASNELASNENTDVAPVTEPAAPATAAPASTQQATESLPQDDEPAPQTSASPVPEQDPLPQTTAAPAQTAPAARRAGGASAALDVLRNAGLKTSSDRGRASPSAAAKPAAPVAPKPSAPRVVVPVPTPGAARRAPQEAAGAAAQPSSARGADNNSQQNGSSMPPWDDMPPDDYMPLSAADDGYFGPPDDNFVPVFDHGPDDVRMDGPAAATRPAAAPAPVVDNRPLPPAVPLDPLGFTGDWPALAVDLPLKGISYQLAFNSELMALEGNTLKLNVPVPQYAETSQVAKLKAALVERLGQNIDVQVEVGPARRTAAAHDAALRARRQQEAEREINADPFVQSLIREFGATIVRDSIRPLTPDAAPNGASQAH, from the coding sequence ATGACCTATCAAGTTCTCGCACGCAAATGGCGGCCGAAGGATTTCGCTTCGCTCGTCGGACAGGAGCACGTGGTGCGCGCGCTCACCCATGCGCTCGACGGCGGCCGTCTGCATCATGCGTATCTGTTTACAGGTACGCGCGGCGTCGGCAAGACCACGCTGTCGCGCATCTTCGCGAAGGCGCTGAACTGCGAGACCGGTGTGACTTCGACGCCGTGCGGCGTGTGCCGCGCATGCCGTGAGATCGACGAAGGGCGCTTCGTCGATTATGTCGAGATGGACGCGGCGAGCAATCGCGGTGTCGATGAAATGGCCGCGCTGCTCGAGCGCGCGGTGTACGCGCCGGTCGATGCGCGCTTCAAGGTCTACATGATCGACGAAGTGCACATGCTCACGAACCACGCGTTCAACGCGATGTTGAAGACGCTGGAAGAGCCGCCGCCGCACGTCAAATTCATTCTCGCGACTACCGATCCGCAGAAGATTCCGGTCACGGTGCTGTCGCGCTGTCTGCAGTTCAATCTGAAGCAGATGCCGGCCGGCCATATCGTGTCGCATCTCGAGCGCATTCTCGGCGAAGAGAACGTGCCGTTCGACGCACAGGCGTTGCGTCTGCTCGCGCGCGCCGCCGACGGCTCGATGCGCGATGCGCTGTCGTTGACCGATCAGGCAATCGCGTATTCGGCCAATCAGGTCGGCGAGGACGCGGTGCGCGGCATGCTCGGCGCGCTCGATCAAAGCTACCTGATCCGTTTGCTCGACGCGCTCGCGCAGGGCGATGGCGCCGCGGTGCTTGCGATCGCCGATGAGATGGCATTGCGCAGCCTGTCGTTTTCGACCGCGCTGCAGGATCTCGCGAGCCTGCTGCACCGGATCGCATGGGCGCAGTTCGCGCCGTCGTCAGTGCTCGACGAATGGCCGGAGGCCGCCGATCTGCGCCGTTTCGCCGACACGCTGAGTGCCGAGCAGGTACAACTGTTCTATCAGATCGCGACGATCGGCCGAAGCGAACTGGGTCTCGCGCCCGATGAATACGCCGGCTTCACGATGACCCTGCTGCGTATGCTCGCGTTCGAACCGGCGCCGACAGGCGGCGCGGGCGCGAGCGGGGCTGGGTCGCAGGCAGGTGTATCTAGCGCCGCGGCGAAGCGCTCCGGCGCGCCGACGGTCGCCGCGTTGCGCGCGCCGTCGATGGCGTCGGCAACCGCCGCGCCGCTACCGCCAGTCGGGGGCGCTCGCGTCCCGGCGGCCGCTGTCGAGCAGGCCCGTGCACCACAGGCTAGCGATGCGGGCATGGAGCAGGGTGATACGGCGAAGTCCGCCGCGCCGGCTGCCAGACCCGTCGCGCCGCAGCTTGGCGACGCAATGCAAGACAAGACCACGCCGCAAGCGTCGGATCTCGGTGCCGCCAGCATCGACCAGACGGCGCCGGTTACGAGCGATGCGAAGTCATCGACCGCGCGCGTTGACGATACGCCGCCGCCTGCCGCTACCGCACGTCCGTTGGCGCCATGGGAAGACGCGCCGGCCAGTAACAACACGGCCGGCGCTGCCACTGCCGCTTCGAACGAACTCGCTTCGAACGAAAACACCGATGTCGCACCCGTAACTGAGCCGGCCGCACCGGCAACCGCCGCGCCCGCAAGCACGCAGCAAGCCACCGAATCGCTGCCGCAGGACGACGAACCGGCGCCACAAACTTCCGCGTCACCCGTACCCGAGCAGGACCCGCTGCCACAAACCACTGCGGCGCCAGCGCAGACTGCCCCCGCCGCGCGCCGGGCAGGCGGCGCGAGCGCCGCACTCGATGTGCTGCGCAACGCCGGCCTGAAGACATCTTCCGACCGTGGCCGCGCAAGCCCCAGCGCAGCCGCGAAACCCGCAGCGCCCGTCGCACCGAAACCAAGCGCACCGCGCGTGGTCGTCCCGGTACCGACGCCCGGCGCCGCGCGCCGCGCGCCGCAGGAAGCCGCTGGCGCTGCCGCGCAGCCGTCGTCAGCACGCGGCGCGGATAACAACTCGCAACAGAACGGCTCGTCGATGCCGCCGTGGGACGACATGCCGCCCGACGACTACATGCCGCTGTCCGCGGCGGACGACGGCTACTTCGGCCCGCCGGACGATAACTTCGTCCCGGTATTCGACCACGGTCCCGACGATGTCCGCATGGATGGTCCGGCCGCGGCAACCCGGCCGGCAGCAGCGCCAGCACCGGTGGTCGACAACCGTCCGCTACCGCCCGCGGTGCCGCTCGACCCGCTTGGCTTCACCGGCGACTGGCCCGCGCTCGCGGTCGATCTGCCGTTGAAGGGCATTTCGTATCAACTGGCGTTCAACAGCGAACTGATGGCGCTCGAAGGCAATACGCTGAAGCTGAATGTGCCGGTGCCGCAATACGCGGAAACGTCGCAGGTCGCTAAACTGAAAGCAGCGCTCGTCGAGCGGCTCGGCCAGAACATCGATGTCCAGGTCGAAGTCGGGCCGGCGCGCCGCACCGCTGCCGCGCACGACGCCGCGCTGCGCGCGCGGCGCCAGCAGGAAGCCGAGCGCGAGATCAACGCCGATCCGTTCGTGCAGTCGCTGATTCGCGAGTTCGGCGCCACCATCGTGCGCGACTCGATTCGCCCGCTTACCCCGGACGCAGCCCCGAACGGCGCGTCGCAGGCCCACTGA